ATTACTGCTGCAACAGCAACCTGACCAGTATATGGCTCCCCTCGTGCCTCTCCATAAACGGCATTGGCCATCAGCTGAATATCGTTTTGAGAATATCCTCCTGGAAGATTGGCTGATGTCGTAGTTTTGGAAGGGGCCTTACCGGTAGCGGCCCCTCCGGAAGTAGATTTATTTCCTTTCGCTTTTACCTGTTTTTCAATGGGGACTCCCCCATAATAGGTGAACTCGTTCCCTTTATTGATCTGTTCGTGAACAAATTGTTTATTGAAATTAGACGCATTCGTCAACTTCTGTTTTGTTGTTGTACCCGCCAAACCATCGATTGGAAGCCCGAAATCTTGTTGAAAGTTTCGAAGTGCCCAATAAGTGCCCCATCCATAGGCTCCATCAATCTTTCCTTTATAGTAACCGATGTTTTGCAGGCGTGCCTGCAGCTCAATTACATCATCTCCAACCGCACCCTTTTGAATGACTTGGCCCGAAAAGGCATTTGTTCTTGTTTCCGGGTAAATTACGAAACAAATAGTTATACACGAAAACAGCAAAAGCCATTTCCATTTTGACGAAATTCCTTTCATCAAAAACACTCCTCTTTTTCTTGAATTAATGTAATTCTATTTTCTTCTTTACCGGTCTTTTTATTCCCAACATAAAAAAAACGGAGCGGGCAAAATATGCCAGCACTCCGTTTTGATAGTATTCGTCATTTGCTAAGGTAATGATTTTGTGAAAGTTTTTTTGCGTGAAAGTCAGACAACAAACGTGCTTTCTTTACTTTTTTCATGCCTAACCACCATAGATAAATCATGAATGGCATAATAAAGTACACCCAAAATTTTTGGGAGACTAAAATATAATCGTAAACCCCATGTAACGAAATCGGTATGATCAATGCCAATAATAAATAGACCCTATTATTCGAAGCCGAAAATTTTGCCTTGCCCAAATAATATCCCATGATCACACCGAACAAAGCATGACTGGATACAGGTAGTACCGCCCTGAGAAAAGCGTGTTCCACCCCGTTGGCCAACAGGTACAAAATATTCTCCATTGTGGCGAATCCAAGGGAGACTGCAGCTCCGTAAACAATCCCATCATATGGCTCATCGAATGCCACATGCTGATAAATAACATAAATGAGTATGAACCACTTGAAGAATTCCTCAAGCAGTGCAGCCCATAAAAAAGCATTTGCTAAATCAGTATCCAGTATGTGTTCGGTTTCGAGCACATACTGTATGAACATAATCGGCAATACAAGAAATACACCGAATAAAAATGTTTTGACCACAACCGATATCGGTTCGGTTTCATATTGATCTTTCAAATAGAAATAGCTCAGTAGCGCCAATCCTGGCGCAATAGCCGCTGACAACATGACCAGCATTAGCTGACCCTCTTTTCATCTTCTTTTCCTTAATCGTACCATGGAATGAAGAAAAACTGAATCCAAGAATCAAGTCTTCCAAATTTTATTTATTCCTTCAGTACTTAAAGAAGGTCTCATCTATATCGTTCTCGCTTGCCAGCATGACAGCTAACTTGATTCGAGCCTTCTTGCTGTCATAATCAGCACCTAATATCACACCGCGTTGTTTTAAATCAAATGCGCTGCCTTCATAATCATAAGCGGGGTAAACTTTTCCTTCTTCTGCACTTGTAGTCATGATGATCGTAATTCCTTTATCGATTGCAGCTTGTATGGAAGTAACCATTACAGGGGTAACTTGTCCCCTTCCTACACCCTCGAGCACAATTCCTTTCGCACCGTTTGCAACCGCAGCATCAATAAAGAGGCCATCAGCGCCTGTATGGCACTTGATGATATCGACCCTTGGGATAAGATTCTGAATATCATAACTCTCCCTATGCAAAGGTTTTTGATAGATGCTTACGACATCATTGTCAATTATCCCCAAATACCCATAACCAAAAGATTCGAACCCCTGCAAATTGGAGGCATGAACTTTTTTGACATACTTTGCAGAATAGATCCGCTCATTAAAAACGACCACGACACCAACATCCCTAATAAGATCACTCGCAGCGCATAAAATCGAATTCCTTAGATTGGAATATACATCTGTGCCCACCTCTTGAGGAGATCGTTGGGAGCCGGTTAATACGATAGGTCGTTGATCCTTACTCGTGACATCAAGGAAATAAGCCGTTTCCTCAAGTGTATCCGTACCGTGGGTCACGACGATTCCCGTAACATCCGGATCCTCCAATTCCTTTTGAATGGCTGATTTAAGCTGTAGCATTTTCTCAAAGGACATGGACATGCTTGAAATTTGGAAAAGATCAACCACTTTAACCTCAATATCTTTGGGCAATTCGCAAAGTGCTGCCAACTCATGGCCAGTCAATGCACCAGAGGCTAACATACCATTCACAGTTTCTTTACTGGCAATAGTCCCACCAGTGGTTATTAATGATATTTTTTCCATACGGTCACTGCTCCTCATTTAAATAATTCACTTTTCTTTAACAGCCAAATGATAGGCAATCAATCCACCATGAAACCTGCCGTTCTCGATGAAGATTTCGTTCGCATTATTTCCGGCTGCCAGAACCCCTGCAATATAAAGACCCTTAACGTTCGTCTCCATCGTTTCCTCGTTGTATGCCGGCCTTCCAGTCTCCTTATCAATAGTAATGCCCATTGATGCTAAAAAGGAATGGTCAGGATGGTAACCAGTCATTGCAAATACAAAATCATTTTTAATGACTTTTTCCTCATCCCCCACATGATAGATGACGCTGTCTTCCGTTATCCTGTCAACATTTGCATTAAATTCCATCTTGATGGTTCCATTGCGGACTAATGATTCAAATTCAGGAAGAATCCAAGGTTTGATACTTGGAGAGTAATCCGAGCCTCTATAAAGGACTGAAACCCTTGCACCTGATTTGACCAATTCCAGAGCTGCATCCACACTTGAGTTTTTGCCCCCGATGACTGCAACATCACAATTGAAGTAGGGATGGCCCTCCTTGAAGTAATGAAACACTTTAGGGAGCTGTTCACCCGGTATGCACATATAATTAGGATGATCATAGTAACCGGTCGATATGATCACATGCAAAGCTGTATACTCCCCTTTGGATGTCTTGACTAAAAACTTCCCATCTTCTCGTTTCTCCACCTTTTCCACTTTTTCGAATTTATTGACCCGCAATTCCTTCCTTCTGACTACCTCCCTATAATAGGCTAGCGCCTGATTGCGGACCGGTTTACGGTTTTCGATTATAAAAGCAATATCACCAATCTCAAGTTTTTCACTCGAACTGAAAAATGTTTGATGTGTCGGATAACGGTAAATGGAATCAACCACATTGCCTTTTTCAATGACCAAGGACTGTATTCCCACTTCTTTAAGAGCGATCGCAGCAGCCAATCCGCAAGGGCCCCCACCTATGATAATGACTTCTTCAACATTCATCTTTATTCCACTGCCTTTCCATGCACTATGTAATTCGTTCGTCTAAAAATAAAAACTCCTATCAATACATGATAGGAGTTTTTACAAATCATTTCAATGATAATGCAATGAACATGATTTTAACTATAAATCAATACTTGATTTGAATCTTTTAGATCCAACCACGGAAGCGAGAAGCTTCAGCCATTTTTCTTACGCCAATCATATAAGCTGCTAGACGCATATCAACACGTCTTGATTGTGCAAGTTCATAAATGTTATTAAAAGATTTTACAAGGATTTTTTCCAGCTTTTCGTCAACTTCTTCTTCAGACCAGTAATACCCTTGATTATTTTGTACCCATTCGAAGTAAGAAACCGTTACACCGCCAGCAGAAGCAAGGACATCAGGAACAAGTAGGATTCCGCGATCCGTTAGGATTTGTGTCGCTTCAATCGTTGTAGGTCCGTTAGCTGCTTCGACAACGATCGATGCTTTGATATCAGCAGCATTTTCTTCAGTGATTTGGTTTTCAATTGCAGCCGGAACTAAAATATCACATTCCAATTCAAGCAGTTCTTTATTTGAAATTGTGGTTTTAAACAATTTCGTTACAGTTCCGAAACTATCTCTCCGATCGAGAAGATAATCGATATCCAATCCTTCAGGATCATGAAGAGCACCATATGCATCAGAAATCCCAATAACTTTAGCACCTGCGTCATGCATGAATTTAGCTAAGAAACTACCTGCGTTACCAAAACCTTGAATGACTACCCGTGCACCTTTAATATCGATGCCGCGCTTCTTGGCAGCTTCATTGATACAAATCGTCACACCCTTGGCAGTGGCTGATTCACGGCCATGAGAACCACCAAGCACTAGCGGTTTACCCGTAATGAATCCTGGCGAGTTGAATTCATCCATACGGCTGTATTCATCCATCATCCAAGCCATGATTTGGGAATTCGTAAATACATCAGGTGCCGGGATATCTTTAGTCGGCCCCACGATTTGGCTAATTGCGCGAACATAGCCCCGGCTCAGCCTTTCAAGTTCACGGAATGACATATTACGGGGATCACAAACGATACCGCCTTTACCTCCGCCGTATGGCAAATCAACGATACCGCATTTCAAGCTCATCCAAATGGATAATGCCTTCACTTCACGTTCCGTTACATTCGGGTGAAAACGGATACCACCTTTTGTAGGCCCAACAGCATCATTATGCTGTGCACGGTAACCCGTGAAAATTTTAACCGAGCCATCATCCATGCGGACCGGTATCTTCACCGTTAATAAACGCAATGGTTCCTTCAACAGCTCAAAAACTTCTTCCGGGTAACCCAGCTTATCCAAAGCTTTATGTATTACAGTTTGGGTAGACCTCAATACGTCGTGTTTTTCTTCTTCATTTACATGGCTATTGCCTTTTGCCGATTCCATTGAAAGTACCTCCTAGAAAATCTCCATATATAAAATTATAATGTACAAATAGTCCTCTTCATGTGCTAGTATACACCTTCGTTACATTAATGCAAGAGTAAAAATGGGAATTTAAAAGTTGGAAATATTCTAAAAATGAAAACGTTATCATATCAACTGTTTTCTCACTCTTTTAGCGTATATTTTCTTCGGCGGAAAGTTGACAAAAAAGGCAAACCACATTGTTTTTACCATAATGTGGCTGCCTTTTCATCAGCTAAAATGTGTGAGCAAAACATGTATCGCTTCATTTTCGATTATACAAGTTCCATATTC
This sequence is a window from Brevibacillus sp. JNUCC-41. Protein-coding genes within it:
- the sleB gene encoding spore cortex-lytic enzyme, which encodes MKGISSKWKWLLLFSCITICFVIYPETRTNAFSGQVIQKGAVGDDVIELQARLQNIGYYKGKIDGAYGWGTYWALRNFQQDFGLPIDGLAGTTTKQKLTNASNFNKQFVHEQINKGNEFTYYGGVPIEKQVKAKGNKSTSGGAATGKAPSKTTTSANLPGGYSQNDIQLMANAVYGEARGEPYTGQVAVAAVILNRVESAAFPNTISGVIFEPGAFTAVADGQIWLTPNERAKEAVVDAINGWDPSGNAEYYFNPDTATSKWIWSRQQIKRIGKHIFCK
- the prsW gene encoding glutamic-type intramembrane protease PrsW, with protein sequence MLVMLSAAIAPGLALLSYFYLKDQYETEPISVVVKTFLFGVFLVLPIMFIQYVLETEHILDTDLANAFLWAALLEEFFKWFILIYVIYQHVAFDEPYDGIVYGAAVSLGFATMENILYLLANGVEHAFLRAVLPVSSHALFGVIMGYYLGKAKFSASNNRVYLLLALIIPISLHGVYDYILVSQKFWVYFIMPFMIYLWWLGMKKVKKARLLSDFHAKKLSQNHYLSK
- a CDS encoding Glu/Leu/Phe/Val family dehydrogenase is translated as MESAKGNSHVNEEEKHDVLRSTQTVIHKALDKLGYPEEVFELLKEPLRLLTVKIPVRMDDGSVKIFTGYRAQHNDAVGPTKGGIRFHPNVTEREVKALSIWMSLKCGIVDLPYGGGKGGIVCDPRNMSFRELERLSRGYVRAISQIVGPTKDIPAPDVFTNSQIMAWMMDEYSRMDEFNSPGFITGKPLVLGGSHGRESATAKGVTICINEAAKKRGIDIKGARVVIQGFGNAGSFLAKFMHDAGAKVIGISDAYGALHDPEGLDIDYLLDRRDSFGTVTKLFKTTISNKELLELECDILVPAAIENQITEENAADIKASIVVEAANGPTTIEATQILTDRGILLVPDVLASAGGVTVSYFEWVQNNQGYYWSEEEVDEKLEKILVKSFNNIYELAQSRRVDMRLAAYMIGVRKMAEASRFRGWI
- a CDS encoding asparaginase, with amino-acid sequence MEKISLITTGGTIASKETVNGMLASGALTGHELAALCELPKDIEVKVVDLFQISSMSMSFEKMLQLKSAIQKELEDPDVTGIVVTHGTDTLEETAYFLDVTSKDQRPIVLTGSQRSPQEVGTDVYSNLRNSILCAASDLIRDVGVVVVFNERIYSAKYVKKVHASNLQGFESFGYGYLGIIDNDVVSIYQKPLHRESYDIQNLIPRVDIIKCHTGADGLFIDAAVANGAKGIVLEGVGRGQVTPVMVTSIQAAIDKGITIIMTTSAEEGKVYPAYDYEGSAFDLKQRGVILGADYDSKKARIKLAVMLASENDIDETFFKY
- a CDS encoding YpdA family putative bacillithiol disulfide reductase, with product MNVEEVIIIGGGPCGLAAAIALKEVGIQSLVIEKGNVVDSIYRYPTHQTFFSSSEKLEIGDIAFIIENRKPVRNQALAYYREVVRRKELRVNKFEKVEKVEKREDGKFLVKTSKGEYTALHVIISTGYYDHPNYMCIPGEQLPKVFHYFKEGHPYFNCDVAVIGGKNSSVDAALELVKSGARVSVLYRGSDYSPSIKPWILPEFESLVRNGTIKMEFNANVDRITEDSVIYHVGDEEKVIKNDFVFAMTGYHPDHSFLASMGITIDKETGRPAYNEETMETNVKGLYIAGVLAAGNNANEIFIENGRFHGGLIAYHLAVKEK